The following proteins come from a genomic window of Novosphingobium aromaticivorans DSM 12444:
- the glgB gene encoding 1,4-alpha-glucan branching protein GlgB: MKPPASAIDALLDGTHADPFSLLGIHEGPDGAFARAVLPGAEEAVAWSLSGKKLGKLSRVDGRGLFEGKVKGPRQPVRYACKADGHEWLVTDPYSFGPVLGPLDDFLIAEGTHLRLFDKMGAHLIEHEGARGVHFAVWAPNARLVSVVGDFNDWDHRRHPMRRRADIGVWEIFIPDIGEHRAYKYRIVGHDGGVLPLKADPYALAAEFRPSTASLTAHPVKMDWADAAHRAHWASVDARREPMSIYEVHPGSWQKPHEEGFHTWDELADRLIPYVAEMGFTHIEFLPVSEHPYDPSWGYQTTGLYAPSARFGPPEGFARFVDGAHRAGISVLIDWVPAHFPTDEHGLVRFDGTALYEHEDPRLGFHPDWNTLIYNFGRREVVSFLVNNALFWAERYHVDGLRVDAVASMLYRDYSRKAGEWIPNAEGGRENWEAVEFLKAMNRAVYGSHAGFLTIAEESTAWPGVSKPAFDGAPRENLGFGFKWNMGFMHDTLKYMAREPIHRRYHHDEITFGLMYAFSENFVLPLSHDEVVHGKGSLLNKMSGDDWQKFANLRAYYGLMWGYPGKKLLFMGQEFAQRREWSEARALDWDLLQAPAHEGIRRWVRDLNRVYASRPALHARDCEPEGFEWLVVDDAEASIFAWLRKAPGARPVAVICNMTPQVHDHYRLPLPLDGEWREVLNSDAEDYGGSGIGNLGKVTAEQGAAFVVLPPLATLMLEFEG; the protein is encoded by the coding sequence ATGAAACCACCGGCGAGCGCCATCGATGCCCTTCTGGACGGGACGCACGCCGATCCTTTCTCGCTTCTCGGCATCCACGAAGGACCGGACGGCGCCTTCGCCCGCGCCGTCCTGCCCGGCGCGGAAGAGGCCGTGGCATGGTCGCTCTCGGGCAAGAAGCTGGGCAAGCTCAGCCGCGTCGACGGGCGCGGCCTGTTCGAAGGCAAGGTAAAGGGACCGCGCCAGCCAGTCCGCTATGCCTGCAAGGCCGATGGGCACGAATGGCTCGTCACCGACCCCTATTCCTTCGGCCCCGTCCTCGGCCCGCTCGACGATTTCCTGATCGCCGAGGGCACGCATCTGCGGCTGTTCGACAAGATGGGTGCGCACCTGATCGAGCACGAGGGCGCGCGCGGCGTGCACTTCGCGGTTTGGGCGCCCAACGCGCGGCTCGTCTCGGTCGTCGGTGATTTCAACGACTGGGATCACCGCCGCCACCCGATGCGCCGCCGGGCGGACATCGGCGTCTGGGAAATCTTCATTCCCGACATCGGCGAACATCGCGCCTACAAGTACCGCATCGTCGGCCACGACGGCGGTGTGCTTCCGCTCAAAGCCGATCCCTATGCGCTTGCCGCCGAATTCCGCCCCAGCACCGCCTCGCTCACCGCGCACCCGGTCAAGATGGACTGGGCCGACGCCGCCCACCGCGCGCACTGGGCCTCGGTCGACGCGCGCCGCGAGCCGATGTCGATCTACGAGGTCCACCCCGGCTCGTGGCAGAAGCCGCACGAGGAAGGCTTCCATACCTGGGATGAGTTGGCCGACCGCCTGATCCCCTATGTCGCGGAAATGGGCTTCACCCACATTGAATTCCTGCCCGTCTCCGAGCACCCCTACGATCCGAGCTGGGGCTACCAGACGACCGGCCTCTACGCCCCGTCAGCCCGCTTCGGCCCGCCGGAGGGGTTCGCCCGTTTCGTCGATGGCGCCCACCGGGCGGGCATTTCCGTCCTTATCGACTGGGTCCCTGCCCACTTCCCGACGGACGAGCACGGCCTCGTCCGTTTTGACGGCACAGCGCTCTACGAACACGAAGACCCTCGCCTCGGCTTCCATCCCGACTGGAACACGCTGATCTACAACTTCGGCCGCCGCGAGGTCGTCAGCTTCCTCGTCAACAACGCGCTGTTCTGGGCCGAACGCTATCATGTCGACGGGCTGCGCGTGGATGCGGTCGCCTCGATGCTGTACCGCGACTACTCGCGCAAGGCTGGCGAGTGGATTCCCAACGCCGAAGGCGGCCGCGAGAACTGGGAAGCGGTCGAGTTCCTCAAGGCGATGAACCGGGCCGTCTATGGCAGCCACGCCGGCTTCCTCACCATCGCCGAGGAATCAACCGCGTGGCCCGGCGTATCCAAACCGGCGTTCGATGGCGCCCCGCGCGAGAACCTCGGCTTCGGCTTCAAGTGGAACATGGGCTTCATGCACGATACGCTGAAGTACATGGCGCGCGAGCCGATCCACCGCCGCTACCATCACGATGAGATCACCTTCGGCCTGATGTACGCCTTCAGCGAGAACTTCGTCCTGCCGCTGAGCCATGACGAAGTGGTCCACGGCAAGGGCAGCCTGCTCAACAAGATGAGCGGCGATGACTGGCAGAAGTTCGCCAACCTGCGCGCCTATTACGGGCTGATGTGGGGCTATCCCGGCAAGAAGCTGCTGTTCATGGGCCAGGAATTCGCCCAGCGCCGCGAGTGGAGCGAGGCTCGCGCGCTCGACTGGGACCTGCTCCAGGCTCCCGCCCACGAGGGCATCCGCCGCTGGGTACGCGATCTCAACCGCGTCTATGCCAGCCGCCCCGCACTCCACGCCCGCGATTGCGAGCCGGAAGGGTTCGAATGGCTGGTGGTGGACGATGCGGAAGCCTCGATCTTCGCCTGGCTGCGCAAGGCACCGGGCGCAAGGCCGGTCGCTGTGATCTGCAACATGACCCCGCAGGTCCACGACCACTATCGCCTGCCGCTTCCGCTCGATGGGGAATGGCGCGAGGTCCTGAACAGCGATGCCGAGGACTATGGCGGCAGCGGCATCGGCAATCTTGGCAAGGTCACTGCCGAACAAGGCGCCGCTTTCGTGGTCCTCCCGCCGCTGGCCACGCTGATGCTTGAATTCGAAGGATAA
- a CDS encoding glycogen/starch/alpha-glucan phosphorylase, whose protein sequence is MSLDKNSRAAEIDAQIIDVLRHRVGKDERAAKPHDWYTATVLTLRDAIIDRWMESTRKTYAESGKRVYYLSLEFLIGRLLRDALSNMGLTRDMELALREHGFDLSALEDLEPDAALGNGGLGRLAACFMESLASLDIPAYGYGIRYVNGMFRQRIDDGWQVELPETWLSHGNPWEFDRRESAYIIGFGGEVVEKADGVEWRPAEKVEASAVDTPVVGWRGKRVNTLRLWTAHAFDPLRLDAFNAGDHFGALAEQVRADSLVRVLYPADSTPAGQELRLRQEYFFTSASIQDIVRRHVQYNGDIRTLPEKAAIQLNDTHPAVAVAELMRLMVDVHGLEFNEAWEVTKATVGYTNHTLLPEALESWPLPLFERLLPRHMQIVYAINSRVLREARKAGLDDAAISAISLIDEGGERRVRMANLAFSGAHSVNGVAALHTELMKTTVFSDLHKLYPARINNKTNGVTPRRWLQQCNPGLTSVLKDAIGDCFLDDAEKLSDLNALADDPALGERIAEVKRTNKIALAKHVKELMGIRLDPDALFDVQIKRIHEYKRQLLNLIETVALYDQIRSHPERDWVPRVKIFGGKAASSYHNAKLIIKLANDIARRVNSDPSVGGLLKVVFVPNYNVSLAEKIIPAADLSEQISTAGMEASGTGNMKFALNGALTIGTLDGANIEIKDRVGDANIEIFGLTAQEVEDKRANGYNPREVIESSRELQQAIAAIATGVFSPDDPQRYAGLMGGIYDHDWFMVAADFDAYHAAQRNIDRRWEQQPSWRASAIRNIANVGWFSSDRTIGEYARDIWGVRDRA, encoded by the coding sequence ATGAGCCTCGACAAGAATTCCAGGGCCGCAGAGATCGATGCGCAGATCATCGACGTCCTGCGCCACCGCGTCGGCAAGGACGAGCGCGCGGCAAAGCCGCACGACTGGTACACCGCAACGGTCCTCACCCTGCGCGATGCGATCATCGACCGCTGGATGGAATCCACCCGCAAGACTTATGCGGAAAGCGGAAAGCGGGTCTATTACCTCAGCCTCGAGTTCCTGATCGGCCGGCTGCTGCGCGATGCCCTGTCCAACATGGGCCTGACGCGCGACATGGAACTGGCCCTGCGCGAACACGGCTTCGACCTTTCCGCGCTGGAAGACCTCGAGCCTGATGCCGCGCTCGGCAATGGCGGGCTCGGCCGCCTCGCCGCCTGCTTCATGGAAAGCCTCGCCAGCCTCGACATCCCCGCTTACGGCTACGGCATCCGCTATGTGAACGGCATGTTCCGCCAGCGGATCGACGATGGGTGGCAGGTCGAACTGCCCGAAACCTGGCTGTCGCACGGCAACCCATGGGAATTCGATCGCCGCGAAAGCGCCTACATCATCGGCTTCGGCGGCGAAGTGGTGGAGAAGGCCGACGGCGTCGAATGGCGCCCGGCCGAAAAGGTCGAGGCGAGCGCGGTCGACACCCCGGTCGTCGGCTGGCGCGGCAAGCGCGTCAACACCTTGCGCCTGTGGACAGCACACGCCTTCGATCCGCTGCGCCTCGACGCCTTCAACGCGGGCGACCACTTCGGCGCGCTTGCCGAACAGGTCCGCGCCGATAGCCTCGTGCGCGTGCTCTATCCGGCGGACTCTACCCCCGCCGGGCAGGAACTGCGCCTCAGGCAGGAGTATTTCTTCACCTCCGCGTCGATCCAGGACATCGTGCGCCGCCACGTCCAGTACAATGGCGACATCCGCACCCTGCCAGAAAAGGCCGCGATCCAGCTCAACGATACGCACCCGGCCGTTGCCGTTGCCGAACTGATGCGCCTGATGGTCGATGTCCACGGCCTGGAATTCAACGAGGCGTGGGAAGTGACCAAGGCGACGGTCGGCTACACCAACCACACGCTCCTGCCCGAAGCGCTCGAATCCTGGCCCCTGCCCCTGTTCGAACGCCTGCTCCCGCGCCACATGCAGATCGTCTACGCCATCAACAGCCGTGTCCTGCGCGAAGCGCGCAAGGCGGGCCTCGATGACGCCGCGATCTCGGCGATCAGCCTGATCGACGAAGGCGGCGAACGCCGCGTGCGCATGGCCAATCTCGCTTTCTCGGGCGCGCACAGCGTCAATGGCGTGGCAGCGCTCCATACCGAGCTGATGAAGACCACCGTCTTTTCAGACCTGCACAAGCTCTACCCGGCGCGCATCAACAACAAGACCAACGGCGTTACCCCGCGCCGGTGGTTGCAGCAGTGCAATCCCGGCCTGACCTCGGTCCTGAAGGACGCGATCGGCGACTGTTTTCTTGACGACGCCGAAAAGCTCTCCGATCTCAACGCGCTGGCCGACGATCCCGCGCTGGGAGAGCGGATTGCAGAGGTCAAGCGCACCAACAAGATCGCACTGGCAAAGCACGTCAAGGAACTGATGGGCATCCGCCTCGATCCCGACGCGCTGTTCGACGTCCAGATCAAGCGCATCCACGAATACAAGCGCCAGCTGCTCAACCTGATAGAGACCGTCGCGCTCTACGACCAGATCCGCAGCCACCCTGAACGCGACTGGGTGCCGCGCGTAAAGATCTTCGGCGGCAAGGCCGCATCGAGCTATCACAACGCCAAGCTCATCATCAAACTGGCCAACGACATCGCCCGCCGCGTCAACTCCGACCCTTCGGTCGGCGGCCTGCTCAAGGTCGTGTTCGTGCCGAACTACAACGTCAGCCTGGCCGAGAAGATCATACCGGCGGCCGACCTTTCCGAACAGATTTCCACCGCCGGCATGGAAGCTTCCGGCACCGGCAACATGAAGTTCGCCCTCAACGGTGCGCTCACCATCGGCACGCTCGACGGCGCCAACATCGAGATCAAGGACCGCGTGGGCGACGCCAACATCGAGATTTTCGGCCTCACCGCGCAGGAGGTCGAGGACAAGCGCGCCAACGGCTACAACCCGCGCGAAGTGATCGAAAGCTCGCGCGAATTGCAGCAGGCCATCGCGGCAATCGCCACCGGCGTCTTTTCGCCCGACGACCCGCAGCGCTATGCAGGCCTGATGGGCGGCATCTACGACCACGACTGGTTCATGGTCGCCGCTGATTTCGATGCCTACCACGCGGCGCAACGCAACATCGATCGCCGCTGGGAACAGCAGCCGTCGTGGCGCGCTTCGGCAATCCGCAACATTGCCAACGTAGGCTGGTTCTCGTCCGATCGCACGATCGGCGAATATGCCCGCGACATCTGGGGGGTCCGAGACCGAGCATGA
- a CDS encoding cytochrome b — protein MRYNSVARAFHAVIAVMVIFNVVSGIGGEAIEDIWNPFPVHKATGILILLLSLARIGWRFTWTTPEWPATMGNLQRLVAKVTHGALYVLMLVVPLTGWIMSSASKWPISMYGLFDWPKFAVVKDSPLAEAAGESHEVLGFLMAGLVVLHVAAALHHHFVIKDNILRRMF, from the coding sequence TTGCGTTACAACAGCGTAGCGCGGGCATTTCATGCCGTGATCGCCGTGATGGTGATCTTCAACGTCGTCAGCGGAATCGGCGGAGAGGCCATAGAGGATATCTGGAACCCGTTTCCGGTCCACAAGGCCACCGGCATCCTGATCCTGCTGCTTTCGCTCGCCCGTATCGGCTGGCGTTTCACCTGGACGACACCGGAATGGCCCGCGACGATGGGCAATCTCCAGCGCCTTGTCGCGAAGGTCACGCATGGCGCGCTCTACGTGCTGATGCTCGTCGTGCCACTTACCGGCTGGATCATGTCCTCGGCCAGCAAGTGGCCGATCTCGATGTACGGCCTGTTTGACTGGCCCAAGTTCGCGGTGGTCAAGGATTCGCCACTTGCCGAGGCTGCGGGCGAAAGCCACGAAGTGCTCGGTTTCCTCATGGCCGGCCTTGTCGTACTCCACGTCGCAGCCGCCCTGCACCATCATTTTGTCATCAAGGACAACATCTTGCGCCGCATGTTCTGA
- a CDS encoding TonB-dependent receptor plug domain-containing protein, translated as MRPLARPFFLIATLAPCAAHAQDAVQPEIVVIGTGLQAPPSAPAYNVQQIDRERLLETASGRLEDALSSVAGFQQFRRSDSRSSNPSAQGVTLRSLGGNATSRTLVLLDGVPMADPFFGHIPFSAIAPERLATARVTRGGGAGAFGAGAVAGTVELESANADQLGLVQAGALANDRGETELSGALAPRVGKGFAVISGRWDRGQGFWTTPVGQRVPISARARYDSWSAGLRLVAPLSTDVELQMRGLLFDDRRTLRFRGADTSSSGQDASLRLVGRGAWAFDVLAYVQARDFTNVVISSTSFRKTLDQRATPSTGVGGKAELRPPVGGNHVLRLGADYRLNDGDMAEDAYSAATGLVTARRRAGGKTSDLGLFLEDDWTLGRLVLNAGARADRWTIRDGYFLERSPSGATTIDSALDPAFADRSGWQASFRGGAVFRATDMLSLRAAGYTGLRLPTLNELYRSFSVVAPRSEGGIAITATQRNPLLHNEKLEGFEAGLDFTPAPGLAFNATAFDNRIRNAIANVTLGTSGNTTTRKRQNVDAVHARGLEFGARLRAGAISLDGSLAWTDAEVEASGISASLDGKRPAQTPRWAGTATLAWRPAERWSLGLTLRHVGAQFEDDLETDLLPSATTLDGFAQLPLHGPISLVLRGENLTGETIVTRLQDGSMDIGTPRTFWAGIRVEVR; from the coding sequence ATGCGGCCATTGGCCCGCCCCTTCTTCCTGATCGCCACACTCGCCCCCTGCGCTGCCCACGCGCAGGATGCGGTCCAGCCCGAAATCGTGGTGATCGGCACCGGCCTTCAGGCCCCGCCGTCGGCACCGGCCTACAACGTCCAGCAGATCGATCGCGAACGCCTTCTCGAAACCGCATCCGGCCGACTCGAGGACGCCCTTTCCTCTGTCGCGGGTTTCCAGCAGTTCCGCCGCTCCGACAGCCGTTCGTCCAATCCTTCCGCGCAAGGCGTGACGCTGCGCTCGCTTGGCGGCAATGCGACCAGCCGCACGCTCGTCCTGCTCGATGGCGTGCCGATGGCCGATCCATTCTTCGGCCATATCCCTTTCAGTGCGATAGCCCCCGAACGGCTCGCGACTGCACGCGTCACGCGCGGCGGCGGCGCAGGCGCGTTTGGCGCGGGCGCGGTTGCCGGAACGGTGGAACTCGAAAGCGCGAACGCGGACCAGCTCGGCCTCGTCCAGGCTGGTGCGCTGGCGAACGACCGTGGCGAGACGGAACTTTCCGGCGCCCTCGCCCCCCGCGTGGGCAAGGGGTTTGCGGTGATCTCCGGCCGCTGGGACCGCGGTCAGGGCTTCTGGACCACGCCCGTCGGCCAGCGCGTGCCGATCAGCGCCCGGGCACGCTACGACTCATGGTCGGCCGGCCTACGCCTGGTCGCCCCCCTGTCCACCGACGTCGAGTTGCAGATGCGCGGGCTTTTGTTCGACGACCGGCGCACCTTGCGCTTCCGGGGGGCAGACACATCCTCGAGCGGACAGGATGCTTCGTTGCGCCTCGTTGGGCGTGGCGCTTGGGCCTTCGACGTGCTCGCCTATGTGCAGGCGCGCGACTTCACCAATGTCGTCATCAGTTCGACCAGCTTCCGCAAGACGCTCGACCAGCGAGCCACGCCTTCGACGGGCGTGGGTGGCAAGGCCGAATTGCGCCCGCCCGTTGGCGGTAACCACGTGCTCAGGCTCGGCGCGGACTACCGCCTCAACGATGGCGACATGGCCGAGGACGCATATTCGGCGGCTACTGGCCTGGTTACCGCCCGTCGCCGGGCAGGTGGCAAGACCAGCGACCTCGGCCTGTTCCTCGAAGACGACTGGACGCTCGGCCGCCTCGTCCTCAACGCCGGCGCCCGCGCCGACCGCTGGACAATCCGCGACGGCTATTTCCTTGAGCGGAGCCCCTCGGGCGCCACGACCATCGATTCCGCGCTGGACCCCGCCTTTGCCGACAGGTCCGGCTGGCAGGCAAGCTTCCGAGGCGGCGCCGTGTTCAGGGCCACCGACATGCTCTCGCTTCGCGCTGCCGGGTACACCGGATTGCGCTTGCCGACGCTCAACGAATTGTACCGCTCGTTCAGCGTCGTCGCGCCGCGCAGCGAGGGTGGCATCGCGATCACCGCAACGCAGCGCAATCCGCTTCTGCACAACGAGAAGCTCGAGGGCTTCGAAGCGGGGCTGGACTTCACCCCCGCCCCCGGCCTGGCGTTCAACGCGACTGCCTTCGACAACCGCATCCGCAACGCCATCGCCAATGTCACCCTGGGCACGAGCGGCAACACGACCACGCGCAAGCGTCAGAACGTCGATGCCGTCCATGCGCGCGGTCTTGAATTCGGCGCCAGGCTGCGGGCGGGCGCGATCTCGCTCGATGGTTCGCTGGCATGGACCGACGCCGAGGTGGAGGCATCGGGCATTTCCGCCTCGCTCGACGGCAAGCGTCCCGCGCAGACGCCGCGTTGGGCGGGCACGGCCACCCTTGCCTGGCGGCCCGCCGAACGCTGGTCGCTGGGCCTCACCCTGCGGCACGTTGGCGCGCAGTTCGAGGACGATCTGGAAACCGACCTCCTCCCGTCGGCCACAACGCTCGACGGCTTTGCCCAGCTTCCGCTCCATGGCCCGATCAGCCTTGTCCTGCGCGGCGAGAACCTTACTGGCGAGACGATAGTGACGCGGCTGCAGGACGGTTCTATGGATATCGGCACGCCGCGCACGTTCTGGGCGGGTATTCGTGTGGAGGTCCGTTGA
- a CDS encoding ATP-binding response regulator yields MIALPRFAALPSRGVPIAAAWAALAVALLIVDAVVPGESLALHGATLTSFCIFVLTCIRQARRDDDSQDTDREALRQELDAAECASAAKSRYLASVSHEIRSPLNAIYGYAQLVEREGTVDPRDAARVIRRSAEHLTNLVEGLLDIASIEQGVVRIDSTVARLDALVEQVAEMFRPLAVQKGLAFRCDLPARLPEFVRMDERRVRQVLINLVSNAVKFTQAGEVVLAVRWSGEIATFEVRDTGPGISPAHQETVFSPYQTGGVECGGGAGLGLAITRAIVDMLGGDLRLESRLGEGSLFRVVLMMPHVSGMVDCAAPRPRPVGYRGARRSLLLVDDDADHLAVLRCTLESCGFDVSLAPDGAAALALAHARAFDAVVLDIAMPGLSGWEVAERLRAAHGQSFRLVMLSANAEERHGPRGKEPDHDLFLMKPVELSALVDSLGKLLGLEWILSEGGGDTVLAQPRIDVSDSARTHVDRLKSLARIGHLRGLEAEIRSMQETDTGTAPLAARLFDCLDRCDLVAMRRVLEGI; encoded by the coding sequence ATGATCGCGCTGCCGCGCTTCGCCGCCCTGCCATCGCGTGGCGTTCCCATCGCCGCGGCATGGGCGGCGCTGGCGGTGGCCCTTCTGATCGTGGACGCCGTGGTGCCCGGAGAGAGCCTTGCGCTTCACGGCGCTACTCTCACCAGCTTCTGCATCTTCGTTCTCACCTGCATTCGCCAGGCGCGGCGGGACGACGACAGCCAAGACACGGACCGCGAAGCCCTGCGCCAGGAGCTTGACGCTGCCGAATGCGCCAGCGCTGCGAAGAGCCGGTATCTTGCCAGCGTCAGCCACGAGATCCGCTCGCCGCTCAATGCGATCTATGGCTATGCGCAGCTCGTCGAGCGCGAAGGCACGGTCGATCCGCGCGATGCGGCCAGGGTCATCCGTCGCAGCGCCGAACATCTCACTAACCTCGTGGAAGGCCTGCTCGACATCGCCTCGATCGAACAGGGCGTAGTGCGCATCGACAGCACGGTTGCACGCCTCGATGCGCTGGTCGAGCAGGTGGCGGAAATGTTCCGGCCGCTCGCGGTGCAGAAGGGCCTCGCGTTCCGCTGCGATCTTCCCGCGCGTCTGCCCGAGTTCGTGCGGATGGACGAACGTCGGGTGCGGCAGGTGTTGATCAACCTTGTCTCCAACGCGGTGAAGTTCACCCAGGCGGGCGAAGTGGTCCTGGCGGTGCGCTGGAGCGGCGAAATAGCGACATTCGAAGTGCGCGATACCGGCCCGGGCATTTCCCCGGCCCATCAGGAGACGGTATTCTCGCCCTACCAGACTGGTGGGGTCGAATGTGGCGGCGGTGCCGGACTGGGACTGGCGATCACGCGTGCGATAGTCGACATGCTGGGCGGCGACCTGCGGCTGGAAAGCCGGCTGGGCGAGGGATCGCTGTTCCGCGTCGTGCTGATGATGCCGCATGTCTCCGGCATGGTGGACTGTGCCGCGCCGCGCCCTCGACCGGTGGGGTATCGGGGGGCAAGGCGGTCGCTGTTGCTCGTCGATGACGATGCCGACCATCTTGCCGTGCTGCGCTGCACGCTCGAATCCTGTGGGTTCGACGTTTCGCTGGCGCCCGACGGCGCGGCGGCGCTTGCTCTGGCTCACGCGCGCGCCTTCGATGCTGTCGTCCTGGACATTGCGATGCCGGGATTGTCGGGTTGGGAGGTCGCGGAAAGGCTGCGTGCCGCGCACGGGCAGTCATTCAGGCTGGTCATGCTTTCCGCCAATGCCGAAGAGCGGCACGGGCCACGGGGCAAGGAGCCTGACCACGACCTGTTCCTGATGAAGCCGGTTGAACTGTCCGCGCTGGTCGACTCGCTGGGCAAGCTGCTGGGGCTGGAGTGGATACTCTCCGAAGGCGGCGGCGACACCGTGCTGGCCCAGCCGCGGATCGACGTGTCGGACAGCGCGCGGACACATGTCGATCGTCTGAAATCGTTGGCGAGGATCGGCCACTTGCGAGGGTTGGAGGCGGAAATTCGCAGCATGCAGGAAACGGACACCGGGACGGCGCCACTTGCCGCGCGCCTCTTCGATTGCCTCGACCGGTGCGACCTCGTGGCGATGCGGCGGGTGTTGGAGGGCATATGA
- a CDS encoding response regulator transcription factor, whose product MTTGEYERRDTVLVVDDEPDSLRFLADTLEGAGIRVLVAISGDAALDVLQHVEPDLILMDGVMPGRSGFETTACIKARPELAHVPVVFMTGLHDDEHVVRGFEVGGVDYLRKPVNVQELLARVRVHVGNARAIQAGAAGLDATGRLMMATDLQGGLLWCTPLAERAIARACPGWSRDAGALPDALREPVRKMLGRGAAQSGSVKVEQVDGTMELVVIAQYRGQEVLIRVNELNPKADIALLQQKLGLTDREAEVLLWTSYGKSNATISEVLAISPRTVQKHLERIYEKLGIETRAAAAAVAIKALGN is encoded by the coding sequence ATGACGACTGGCGAATACGAGCGGCGGGACACCGTGCTGGTGGTGGACGACGAGCCGGATTCGCTGCGTTTCCTTGCGGATACGCTGGAGGGCGCGGGTATCCGGGTGCTTGTCGCGATTTCGGGCGATGCGGCTCTCGACGTGCTGCAGCATGTGGAGCCGGACCTGATCCTGATGGATGGGGTAATGCCGGGGAGAAGCGGCTTCGAGACGACGGCGTGCATCAAGGCGCGCCCCGAACTTGCCCATGTGCCGGTCGTCTTCATGACAGGGCTGCACGACGACGAACACGTCGTCCGCGGTTTCGAGGTGGGCGGGGTCGACTATCTGCGCAAGCCTGTGAATGTCCAGGAACTGCTTGCGCGGGTTCGGGTTCACGTTGGCAATGCCCGCGCAATCCAGGCGGGTGCCGCAGGCCTCGACGCGACTGGTCGGCTGATGATGGCGACGGACCTGCAAGGTGGCTTGCTATGGTGCACACCCTTGGCCGAACGGGCGATAGCGCGGGCATGTCCGGGCTGGAGCCGCGACGCAGGCGCGCTACCGGATGCCCTTCGCGAACCGGTCCGCAAGATGCTGGGGCGCGGTGCGGCGCAGTCTGGGTCAGTCAAGGTCGAGCAGGTCGACGGCACGATGGAACTGGTCGTGATCGCGCAGTATCGCGGGCAGGAAGTCCTGATCCGAGTGAACGAGCTGAACCCGAAAGCCGACATCGCCCTGCTGCAGCAGAAGCTGGGCCTTACCGACCGGGAGGCCGAAGTGCTGCTGTGGACCAGCTATGGCAAGTCCAATGCGACGATATCGGAAGTCCTCGCCATCAGCCCCCGCACGGTCCAGAAACATCTGGAACGCATCTACGAAA